Proteins encoded together in one Kutzneria kofuensis window:
- a CDS encoding Rieske 2Fe-2S domain-containing protein, which produces MGTDVRTIEAGAPPSRFARGWHCLGLVEHFADGKPHAVQAFGTKLVVFQGSDGQLNVLDAYCRHMGGDLSQGTVKGTEVACPFHDWRWGGDGRCKSIPYAKRVPLRARTRAWTTCQQNKQLFVWHDPQGNPPPPELAIPRIEGAFSDEWSDWTWDSVLIEGANCREIVDNVVDMAHFFYVHFAFPTYFKNVFEGHTASQYLNSKARPDVNTSSTYSGANDLATRSEASYYGPSYMIDYLWNDVRGATVETVLINCHYPVTPNSFVLQWGAIVKKFPGIDDAQANKIAAKFAKNTGVGFLQDVEIWRNKARVDNPLLCEEDGPVYQLRRWYEQFYVDVEDVQDDMVRRFEFEVDTTRANEVWQQEVAENLARRGG; this is translated from the coding sequence ATGGGTACCGACGTCCGCACGATCGAGGCCGGCGCGCCGCCGTCCCGGTTCGCTCGGGGCTGGCACTGCCTGGGGCTGGTCGAGCACTTCGCCGACGGCAAGCCGCACGCCGTGCAGGCCTTCGGCACCAAGCTGGTGGTGTTCCAGGGCTCCGACGGTCAGCTCAACGTACTGGACGCCTACTGCCGGCACATGGGTGGTGATCTCAGCCAGGGCACGGTGAAGGGGACCGAGGTGGCCTGCCCGTTCCACGACTGGCGATGGGGCGGCGACGGCCGCTGCAAGTCGATCCCGTACGCCAAGCGGGTGCCGCTGCGGGCGCGCACCCGGGCGTGGACCACGTGCCAGCAGAACAAGCAGCTGTTCGTCTGGCACGACCCGCAGGGCAACCCGCCGCCGCCCGAGCTGGCGATCCCCCGGATCGAGGGCGCCTTCTCCGACGAGTGGAGCGACTGGACCTGGGACTCGGTGCTGATCGAGGGGGCCAACTGCCGCGAGATCGTGGACAACGTGGTGGACATGGCCCACTTCTTCTACGTCCACTTCGCCTTCCCCACGTACTTCAAGAACGTCTTCGAGGGGCACACCGCCAGCCAGTACCTGAACTCCAAGGCGCGGCCGGACGTCAACACCAGCTCCACCTATTCGGGGGCGAACGACCTGGCCACGCGCTCGGAGGCGTCCTACTACGGGCCGTCGTACATGATCGACTACCTGTGGAACGACGTGCGCGGCGCGACCGTGGAGACGGTGCTGATCAACTGCCACTACCCGGTGACGCCCAACTCCTTCGTGCTGCAGTGGGGAGCGATCGTCAAGAAGTTCCCCGGCATCGACGACGCGCAGGCCAACAAGATCGCCGCCAAGTTCGCCAAGAACACCGGCGTCGGTTTCCTGCAGGACGTGGAGATCTGGCGCAACAAGGCGCGGGTGGACAACCCGCTGCTGTGTGAGGAGGACGGGCCGGTGTACCAGCTGCGGCGCTGGTACGAACAGTTCTATGTGGACGTGGAGGACGTCCAGGACGACATGGTGCGGCGGTTCGAGTTCGAGGTGGACACCACGCGGGCCAACGAGGTGTGGCAGCAGGAGGTCGCCGAGAACCTGGCCCGGCGTGGCGGCTGA